Proteins from a single region of Bos javanicus breed banteng chromosome 7, ARS-OSU_banteng_1.0, whole genome shotgun sequence:
- the RPS14 gene encoding small ribosomal subunit protein uS11: MAPRKGKEKKEEQVISLGPQVAEGENVFGVCHIFASFNDTFVHVTDLSGKETICRVTGGMKVKADRDESSPYAAMLAAQDVAQRCKELGITALHIKLRATGGNRTKTPGPGAQSALRALARSGMKIGRIEDVTPIPSDSTRRKGGRRGRRL; this comes from the exons ATGGCACCTCGcaaggggaaggaaaagaaggaagaacaggTCATCAGCCTCGGCCCTCAGGTGGCTGAAGGAGAAAATGTATTTGGTGTCTGCCACATCTTTGCGTCCTTCAATGACACTTTTGTGCACGTCACCGATCTTTCTGGCAA GGAAACCATCTGCCGTGTAACTGGTGGGATGAAGGTGAAGGCTGACCGAGATGAGTCCTCTCCATATGCTGCCATGTTGGCTGCCCAGGATGTagcccagagatgcaaggagCTGGGCATCACTGCCCTCCACATCAAACTCCGGGCCACAGGAGGAAATAG GACCAAGACTCCTGGACCAGGGGCCCAGTCAGCGCTCAGAGCCCTCGCCCGCTCAGGGATGAAGATTGGGCGGATTG AGGATGTCACCCCCATCCCCTCCGACAGCACCCGCAGGAAGGGGGGTCGCCGTGGTCGCCGTCTGTGA